From the genome of Chryseobacterium geocarposphaerae:
TATAAACAAAAAGCTGTTTCTAAATGAAACAGCTTTTTTATTGCAGAATCAACGTAAAATTCATTATTCTGTTATTTCTGTATTTTCTTCTTTATTAGGTTCAAAAAAACTGAAGCTCACATTTCCGTATTTTCGGGTATCAATCAGATTAGGATGGTCAAATTTCATTCTGCTTTGATGTTCTACGACCAATATTCCGTTTTCTTTTAAATATTTATTATTCAAAACTAAAGAAATCAATTCGTAGTATTTTTTCTCTTCCATCTCGAAAGGCGCATCAGAAAATACGATCTCAAAAGACTTTTTATTTCTGAATTTTTTTAACCAGTCAAAAACATCACCTCTCTGAACATTTACCTGTAAATTGAAATCCAATTCCGAAGCAGTCGTATTGAGAAAACCCGTATGTTTCGGATTCATTTCTACAGAAGTGATATCTTGGCATCCTCTTGAAGCAAATTCAAAGGTGATAGAGCCAATTCCTGCAAATAAATCGAGTACAGAGATAGATTGCATGTCATATGTATTCTCCAAAATACTAAATAATGCTTCTTTTGCAAAATCTGTAGTAGGTCTTACATCAAAGTTCTTCGGAGCCGCTATTTTCTTGGCTTTCCACTTGCCTGAAATTATTCTGTACATATATGTTTAGGTTTTAGGTTGTAGATCCTAGGTGACAGGTAATACCTGCATCTGGCTCTTGCAACCTAATTAAGTATGAAATTTTTATTTGGAATATTATCAAAAACGATTTTCAGATTCTTTACAAATTTCTGTAGCTCTGAAATAAAGGTTTCATTTTCTGTGGTCTCACCATAAGCAAAAAAGCTGGTTTCATTAATTCCAAAACCTATCTTGCTTAGGGTAAACATTATAAAATAAAGAAAATCAACCTCTGAATTGACATCCAGATTGTTGTATAAGATGATATTCCTATCATCAATGGCAAAAAACTCACACTGATTATGATACAGATTAATGTGAATTTCCTTGCTGCTTTTATTATGAATAGAGTTTAAAAACTTTTCCCCAGAAAAATTGAAATGAACAGGTATCCCTAAGCTTTTTATTTTCTGATAAAAATTCTTCGGGAAAGTATAATAAAACTGAACCTTGAATTTTTTGTTGACAGAAAGCATTAATTCTTCGTTTTCCTTATCAACAGGAGCGTTAAAAGCAATTAAGTCAAAT
Proteins encoded in this window:
- a CDS encoding RsmD family RNA methyltransferase, producing the protein MYRIISGKWKAKKIAAPKNFDVRPTTDFAKEALFSILENTYDMQSISVLDLFAGIGSITFEFASRGCQDITSVEMNPKHTGFLNTTASELDFNLQVNVQRGDVFDWLKKFRNKKSFEIVFSDAPFEMEEKKYYELISLVLNNKYLKENGILVVEHQSRMKFDHPNLIDTRKYGNVSFSFFEPNKEENTEITE
- a CDS encoding DUF3822 family protein, producing the protein MNVLNLLFTKDGLISQIAKNKSVVEEKSYFVDEETPENFISQKLDEVLGKQKFDEIQVISALNHFTLMPEGFSEHDAGFDLIAFNAPVDKENEELMLSVNKKFKVQFYYTFPKNFYQKIKSLGIPVHFNFSGEKFLNSIHNKSSKEIHINLYHNQCEFFAIDDRNIILYNNLDVNSEVDFLYFIMFTLSKIGFGINETSFFAYGETTENETFISELQKFVKNLKIVFDNIPNKNFILN